A portion of the Granulosicoccus antarcticus IMCC3135 genome contains these proteins:
- a CDS encoding aldehyde dehydrogenase — MNQSNIDALRTQAVPFRAHLIDGKLLPASDNGRMDVLSPIDGQLLTQVARGTAADMQAAIASARASFEDKRWAGQPPAARKKVLLKWADLIEANALELAVLGVRDNGTEIGMALKAEPGSAAGTIRYYAEALDKIYGEVAPTSSDILGLIHKEPVGVVGAIIPWNFPMMIGAWKLGPALAMGNSVVLKPAETASLSLMRMAELALEAGLPPGVLNAVTGEGAVVGETMGLSMDVDVLVFTGSGATGRRLMEYSARSNMKRVYLELGGKSPNIIFADAPDLSEAAKVAAAGIFRNAGQVCVAGSRLLIETCIHDEFVAEVTRVAEGMRVGDPLSLETAIGAVNSESQLKQNLGFVVTARAEGGEVVTGGERILQETGGYFMSPTIVTGVTPGSTLAQKEVFGPVLGVTPFASDDEAVLIANSTVYGLAGAVWTSSLARAHRMIRDVRTGVMHVNTYGGADNTVPLGGVGQSGNGHDKSMHAIEKYINLKTAWIKL; from the coding sequence ATGAACCAGAGCAATATCGACGCCCTGCGAACGCAAGCGGTGCCTTTCAGGGCTCACCTTATTGATGGCAAGCTATTGCCAGCGTCGGACAATGGCAGAATGGATGTCCTGTCTCCCATTGACGGACAGCTCTTGACGCAAGTGGCCAGAGGGACGGCAGCTGATATGCAGGCTGCCATCGCATCCGCAAGAGCTTCGTTTGAAGATAAGCGCTGGGCAGGTCAGCCACCTGCTGCGCGCAAGAAAGTCTTGCTGAAATGGGCCGATTTGATCGAAGCCAATGCGCTTGAATTAGCCGTTTTGGGGGTTCGTGATAACGGCACCGAGATTGGTATGGCTCTTAAGGCTGAGCCGGGATCAGCTGCGGGAACAATCCGCTACTACGCAGAAGCGCTGGACAAGATCTATGGTGAGGTTGCACCAACTTCCAGTGATATTCTGGGCTTGATACACAAGGAGCCAGTGGGTGTTGTCGGGGCGATCATCCCCTGGAATTTTCCAATGATGATTGGTGCATGGAAGCTCGGTCCTGCGCTGGCCATGGGTAATTCTGTCGTGCTCAAACCCGCCGAAACTGCATCCCTGTCACTGATGCGTATGGCAGAGCTGGCGCTTGAGGCTGGCCTGCCACCCGGAGTTCTGAATGCGGTTACTGGCGAAGGTGCCGTTGTGGGCGAAACCATGGGTCTGTCCATGGATGTGGACGTTCTTGTTTTCACCGGTTCAGGTGCTACGGGGCGACGACTGATGGAATATTCAGCTCGCTCCAACATGAAACGTGTTTATCTGGAATTGGGTGGCAAATCTCCTAATATCATTTTTGCAGATGCACCGGATTTGAGCGAGGCTGCGAAGGTTGCGGCTGCAGGTATTTTTCGTAATGCAGGGCAGGTTTGTGTGGCCGGTTCAAGGCTGTTGATTGAGACCTGCATTCACGATGAGTTCGTGGCTGAAGTGACACGGGTTGCCGAAGGCATGCGAGTGGGTGACCCTCTGAGTCTGGAAACTGCTATTGGTGCCGTGAATTCGGAAAGTCAGTTGAAGCAGAATCTTGGGTTTGTTGTCACTGCGCGTGCCGAAGGTGGCGAAGTTGTGACGGGCGGTGAACGGATACTGCAAGAAACAGGCGGCTATTTCATGTCGCCGACGATTGTGACAGGTGTGACACCCGGCTCGACTTTGGCGCAAAAGGAGGTGTTTGGTCCGGTTCTGGGAGTCACCCCCTTTGCAAGTGATGATGAAGCGGTTCTCATTGCCAATTCCACCGTTTATGGATTGGCTGGTGCCGTGTGGACATCGAGTCTTGCACGTGCTCACCGCATGATACGGGATGTCCGGACTGGCGTGATGCATGTGAACACCTATGGAGGTGCTGATAATACGGTGCCACTCGGTGGGGTTGGTCAGTCTGGCAATGGTCACGATAAGTCGATGCACGCGATAGAAAAATACATAAACCTCAAGACAGCGTGGATCAAGCTGTAG
- a CDS encoding Tm-1-like ATP-binding domain-containing protein codes for MPDKKILVIGTYDTKNDELDFLADVIRSQGGLVVTMDVSVLGDPDKPADYSKHDVAEEGLSSIAAATDSGDENHAMQIMAKGAALLTARLFTQGVFDGVIVLGGTMGTDLALDVCLALPLGVPKYIVSTVAFSPLIPAERLAADTQMILWAGGLYGLNAVCKASLSQAAGAVLGAARAVVKLDSKKPLIGMTSLGKSALRYMVWLKPALEERGYEVAVFHATGMGGRAFESLAGQGAFTCVFDLCTQELGNFINGSNISAGADRLTNAGQTGTPQIVAPGCYDLVDIVGWQPIPEKWSAHSKHEHNRLLTSVVLNEQERQLVARSHSEQLAKAKGPVALLLPGHGLGEWDREGADLHDKAGLDHFFEILLATLPENVEVHSVDCHINDEVFVEHALRVFDDWCARGIIVS; via the coding sequence ATGCCAGACAAGAAAATTTTAGTGATAGGAACATATGACACTAAAAACGATGAGTTGGACTTTCTGGCTGATGTAATTCGCAGTCAGGGTGGGCTGGTCGTGACAATGGATGTGTCGGTACTGGGTGATCCAGACAAACCTGCCGATTACTCCAAACATGATGTGGCGGAGGAAGGCTTGAGTAGCATTGCTGCTGCGACTGATTCGGGTGATGAAAATCACGCGATGCAGATCATGGCGAAAGGCGCTGCTCTGCTAACGGCCAGGCTTTTTACGCAAGGTGTGTTTGACGGAGTGATTGTTCTGGGCGGAACCATGGGTACCGATCTGGCCTTGGATGTGTGTCTGGCTTTGCCGTTAGGCGTACCCAAGTACATCGTGTCTACGGTTGCATTCTCTCCTCTGATTCCGGCAGAACGCTTGGCGGCTGACACACAGATGATCCTCTGGGCTGGTGGGCTCTATGGCTTGAATGCGGTGTGTAAGGCCTCGCTGAGTCAGGCTGCGGGTGCCGTACTGGGGGCTGCGAGGGCTGTGGTGAAGCTCGATTCTAAAAAGCCATTGATTGGGATGACCTCTCTTGGTAAATCGGCGCTGCGTTACATGGTTTGGCTGAAACCTGCATTGGAGGAGCGTGGTTACGAAGTCGCGGTGTTCCATGCCACTGGAATGGGAGGACGCGCATTCGAAAGTCTTGCCGGGCAGGGGGCGTTTACGTGTGTTTTTGACCTTTGCACGCAAGAACTCGGTAATTTCATTAATGGGTCCAACATCTCGGCAGGTGCGGATCGACTGACGAATGCCGGACAGACTGGCACACCACAGATAGTGGCACCGGGTTGCTATGATCTGGTTGATATCGTTGGCTGGCAACCCATACCCGAAAAATGGTCAGCTCACTCGAAACACGAACACAATCGACTGCTTACCTCTGTCGTCCTGAATGAACAAGAGCGGCAATTGGTGGCTCGCTCGCATTCCGAGCAGCTAGCCAAAGCGAAAGGCCCGGTTGCCTTGCTTCTACCTGGGCACGGTCTTGGTGAGTGGGATCGAGAAGGGGCCGACTTGCATGACAAGGCAGGTCTTGATCACTTCTTTGAGATATTGTTGGCGACGTTGCCAGAAAATGTGGAAGTGCATTCAGTGGATTGTCATATCAATGACGAGGTGTTTGTAGAACACGCCTTGAGAGTATTTGACGATTGGTGCGCTAGAGGTATTATTGTAAGTTAG